In Malus sylvestris chromosome 16, drMalSylv7.2, whole genome shotgun sequence, the following are encoded in one genomic region:
- the LOC126609198 gene encoding uncharacterized protein LOC126609198, with protein MDSNKDRHATKFGANSRENSGKILPFTAKSFGADATRETFPQFFCEGTRDLLGRFQASLSKKAFDVRSIPGSRGSTNSRPWRSGLLELPLQPTLALLPRAIRPCSTHGPSSNSSRWSCSKCVLKSKNILKIGLHALHVICFSAFT; from the exons ATGGACTCAAACAAAGACCGACATGCCACGAAATTCGGTGCAAACTCAAGGGAAAACTCCGGCAAAATTCTACCGTTCACGGCCAAG AGTTTTGGTGCAGATGCGACTCGGGAAACATTTCCCCAGTTTTTCTGCGAGGGGACCCGTGATCTTCTAGGCAGATTTCAAGCATCATTATCCAAAAAGGCGTTTGACGTCAGATCTATCCCAGGCTCTAGGGGTAGCACGAATTCACGGCCCTGGCGCTCAGGCCTGCTCGAGCTCCCTCTCCAGCCAACGCTGGCCTTGCTCCCTCGGGCGATCCGGCCCTGTTCCACCCACGGTCCCTCCAGCAATTCATcccgctggagttgctctaaatgTGTCTTGAAgagcaaaaatattttgaagatTGGCTTACATGCGTTGCACGTGATATGTTTTTCGGCTtttacatga
- the LOC126606831 gene encoding plasmodesmata-located protein 2-like, producing MGFLSKPVSNLSLYLLLFFLFSFELIPAAESATDITSLVYKGCAKQTFSDPTGVYSQALSALFGSLVQQSSKAKFFKTNTGSGQTTISGLFQCRGDLSNSDCYTCVSKLPQMSDNLCGKTIAARVQLIGCYMLYEISGFAQISGMEMLYKTCGGTNVAGSGFDERRDTAFSVLENGVVSGHGFYTTNYQQVYVLGQCQGDVGDSDCGECMKSGVQRAQVECGSAISGQIYLHKCFLSYSYYPNGVPRRSSSSSSSSSSSSSGSGNTGKTVAIILGGAAGVGFIVIFLLFARNLLKKHDDY from the exons ATGGGTTTTCTTTCAAAACCTGTTTCCAATCTCTCCCTCTATCTGCTTCTATTCTTCCTCTTCAGTTTTGAGCTCATCCCAGCTGCTGAATCTGCCACTGACATCACCTCCTTGGTCTACAAGGGCTGTGCAAAGCAGACATTCTCAGATCCAACAGGGGTCTACTCCCAAGCCCTCTCAGCCCTTTTTGGGTCCCTGGTGCAGCAGTCCTCCAAGGCCAAGTTCTTCAAAACCAACACAGGCAGTGGCCAAACCACCATCTCAGGGCTCTTCCAATGCAGAGGTGACCTCAGCAACTCTGACTGCTACACCTGCGTGAGCAAATTGCCCCAGATGTCTGACAACCTCTGTGGGAAAACCATTGCTGCTAGGGTTCAGCTTATTGGATGCTACATGCTCTATGAAATCTCTGGTTTTGCACAAATTTCAGGCATGGAAATGCTGTACAAAACCTGTGggggcacaaatgtggcagggTCGGGGTTTGACGAAAGGAGGGACACTGCCTTCAGTGTTTTGGAGAATGGGGTTGTGAGTGGCCATGGATTTTACACCACAAACTATCAGCAGGTTTATGTTTTGGGGCAGTGCCAGGGTGATGTGGGGGACTCAGATTGTGGGGAGTGTATGAAGAGTGGGGTGCAGAGAGCTCAGGTTGAATGTGGGAGTGCAATTTCTGGCCAAATCTATCTACACAAGTGCTTTCTTAGCTATAGTTATTATCCTAATGGGGTTCCCAGGAGATCatcctcttcttcctcatcaTCCTCCTCATCTTCGTCAG GGTCAGGGAATACAGGGAAGACAGTGGCTATAATTTTAGGAGGAGCAGCAGGAGTTGGATTTATAGtcatatttttgttgtttgccAGAAATTTGTTGAAGAAGCATGATG ATTACTGA